The DNA sequence ACAGTTCTGTCGTAATTAGGTACACGGTAACCTCCTGAATTTGCTACATACAATTTGCCATTGTGTACGACCATTTGTTCCGGTTGATAGCCCACTTTTACTTTTCTTTTTATTTCTAATGTCGTAGTGTCGATCTCGGCTACAAAGCCAATTTCGGCATTGGGATCAATAGCTACGGGGCCTGAGTAGGAACTCACATAAGCCTTATTTTTGTAGAAAGCCATATAACGGCAATTGGGGACATCAATTTTTTTGATTCGTTTTGCTGTCCACTTGTCTATTACTTCTATTTTGTTCGAGCAGTTTATCACGGCGTAAACCTTGTTCCCGTATATTTTTATATCATTACCTACGTCTCCTAACTCTTTTACAACTGTCGGATTGCGTTCAGAATAAATATCGGTTGTATAGTTTCCGGTCCTGTAATTAAAGATGTCTATACTGGCCCTGTTCATCCCCATATTACCTTCGTTAAGGAGGTAAAAACCTTCTATTTTTCCGTCATTTCTTGGTGCGGCAACATTTTTGTCTGAGGATAGAAAAATGGTTTCGTCTTCTCTGCAGGAAGTAAAAGCAAGAGCGATAAATAAACTTAGCAGTATTTTTGAAAGGTTCTTTTTCATAGCGCAATACTTATTATAAATTTAAACGTACGACCCGGCATAGGGTAATTGTAGATCACCTCATAGTGTTGATTGAATGCATTGTTAACTTCTACAGTTCCTTTAATTTTATAATTTTTAACTGCGAAAGCTTTCTGTACCGAAAAATCGTGGGTGTACCAAGGCTGTACTTCATTAACCTTTATGTTGTTTACGTTTCCATTAAAACGTTTCCCTACATAGATATAACTGTAGTTGAAGTTCCATGATTCGTAGTTGGCGTTTAGTATTCCCGATCCGCTGTGCCAAGGCGTATAGGGGATTTGGTCTCCGTAAGATGAAATTTCTAAGCCTGCGAATTTTGTATAATCTCTGCTTTCAGAATAGGTATAAGTCAGATTGGCGACTAAGTTTAGTTTGTTAAAATGAGTTCCCATATTCAGAACAGATTCGACTCCTTTTCCTTTAACTTGTCCGATATTGGTCATCATCCAGCGGAATAAATTTCCGGTTGGTGCTGCTACGATCTTATCTTTGGTATTGGTATAATAACCGTCAACCTGAATCGAAAAGGCATCAAAAAAACCTTTCCCTACAGGCAAATTGTAGGTAAAACCAAGGTCGTACTGGTTCATATATTCCGGTCTCAAAGTACTGGAGCCAACCATGGTGTAATACAAATCATTAAAAGTGGGCATTCTGAAAATACGTTTTGCAAACGCTCTTAGATTAAAATCATGTCCTTTAAATGGAGTGTAACCCAAAAACAACGCAGGTGTTACTTCTGTTTTATCCGGAGCTTTTGCATTGTAGCGGACCTCTTCTTGTACATGCGTGCCTACAAGACTTCCCAAGACTTTAAGTCCTCCAAGTCGGTACGAACTGGCAAGAGAAACTAAGGCCGTATAACGTTGTGGATAAGAAAATAAGGTTTGGATTCCTTTTCTTGTTGCATTTAATCGGTTGTATTGCAAATCTGTGGATAATGACACATCCCACGTTGGCGTTATACTGTACATATTAACAGCGGAGAAATAGATTTCCTGTTGGTAGTAACTATCGTCGGATTGGGCGCCTTCGGTTACTGTTTCTCCTAAAATTTTGGTCGTATCTCGAGCAACATAATGTGTGTAATCGTAGCCGTATTTTGCTCTGGCCTGAAATTTATACTTCTCGCTAACTTCTTTCACTAAGAAAGCCTGAGCGAAAAAATTCTTATCATATTGCCTGAAACCGTCTTTGAACTTATTCGCCACAATAGCTCCCGGTGCTCCCCTATCTGAATCGTAATAATACACCTTGGCATCCCAGGAACCTTTATTTATTTTCCCGTAAAGCCCTGATTCTACTCTTAAAGCTTCAATATCACTGTTCATTCGGGTCGCTGTAGTATCATAAGCCAAAGAACCATCCTGATTGTTTCTGGTGTATCTGTATTTGTACTGCCCATTAGACTTGATGTATTCCGAACTTACACTCATGCTTACTTTATCGCTCAACTTCTGTTCCCATCGGAATGAAGGATTGATATAGTTGATAGACATCGTTTTGTAACGTACTAAAAGATTCGTTTTTTTTGTGCCTTCAAAAACAGGTCGTTTCGTTCTTAAGTAAATCGTAGAAGCCGCAGCAAAGTCTTTGGCAGATTGAAATATTTCGCTTTTTTGTCCGTTGTACATGGTTAAAGATTCCATGTCGTCTAAGGAATATTTCCCTAAATCTGTAACTCCGTTTTGTGCATTACCCAGTTGAATTCCGTCATAAAAAACACCTACATGATGGGTTCCCATATTACGTACATCAACCGTTTTAAGGCCACCAAGTCCGCCATAGTCTTTGATTTGGGTTCCTGCAAAATACCGTAGTGCGTCGGCAACGTTATGACTGGCCAGGTTTTCGAGTAATTTCCCTGAAAGCGTTTGTACGGGAATTACCTCCTGATAGGGTTTTGATTTTAAGATTACCTCCTTTAAAACCCGTAAACTGTCCTTTTTTACCTGAGCTTGAGGTAAAAACGGGATCA is a window from the Flavobacterium cupriresistens genome containing:
- a CDS encoding DUF5074 domain-containing protein; the encoded protein is MKKNLSKILLSLFIALAFTSCREDETIFLSSDKNVAAPRNDGKIEGFYLLNEGNMGMNRASIDIFNYRTGNYTTDIYSERNPTVVKELGDVGNDIKIYGNKVYAVINCSNKIEVIDKWTAKRIKKIDVPNCRYMAFYKNKAYVSSYSGPVAIDPNAEIGFVAEIDTTTLEIKRKVKVGYQPEQMVVHNGKLYVANSGGYRVPNYDRTVSVIDLETFTEVKKIDVGINLFSMQIDSRGDIYVSSRGDYYDTPSNLFVIDTKTDEKKMQLDFPVSGMCIVDDLLYFYGVSWSYLTNSNKVSYGILDTRTKKIISNQIITDGTEKQIMIPYGLQVNPETKEIYISDAQNYVVTGYIYCFTPEGKLKWKTTAGNIPAHIAFILKN
- a CDS encoding TonB-dependent receptor gives rise to the protein MHNTTKTLVFFFIVLIPFLPQAQVKKDSLRVLKEVILKSKPYQEVIPVQTLSGKLLENLASHNVADALRYFAGTQIKDYGGLGGLKTVDVRNMGTHHVGVFYDGIQLGNAQNGVTDLGKYSLDDMESLTMYNGQKSEIFQSAKDFAAASTIYLRTKRPVFEGTKKTNLLVRYKTMSINYINPSFRWEQKLSDKVSMSVSSEYIKSNGQYKYRYTRNNQDGSLAYDTTATRMNSDIEALRVESGLYGKINKGSWDAKVYYYDSDRGAPGAIVANKFKDGFRQYDKNFFAQAFLVKEVSEKYKFQARAKYGYDYTHYVARDTTKILGETVTEGAQSDDSYYQQEIYFSAVNMYSITPTWDVSLSTDLQYNRLNATRKGIQTLFSYPQRYTALVSLASSYRLGGLKVLGSLVGTHVQEEVRYNAKAPDKTEVTPALFLGYTPFKGHDFNLRAFAKRIFRMPTFNDLYYTMVGSSTLRPEYMNQYDLGFTYNLPVGKGFFDAFSIQVDGYYTNTKDKIVAAPTGNLFRWMMTNIGQVKGKGVESVLNMGTHFNKLNLVANLTYTYSESRDYTKFAGLEISSYGDQIPYTPWHSGSGILNANYESWNFNYSYIYVGKRFNGNVNNIKVNEVQPWYTHDFSVQKAFAVKNYKIKGTVEVNNAFNQHYEVIYNYPMPGRTFKFIISIAL